The Brassica napus cultivar Da-Ae chromosome C1, Da-Ae, whole genome shotgun sequence DNA segment AGGCGGTGAATCCAGCCCACCATTCTTCTCCAATCACTTTCGAGACTTGCGTTAAGCATATAGATGATCAAGTTACACACGTCCCCAATTTGTGGTGGGAGACTCACATTTGCAGGGTGGAAGGTATACAATCTTTCTAATTAATAGCTTATTGAATGGGGTTCCTCTGCCATTATCATAAAGTTTTTCTGTGTGTGTGGTTAAAAGGTAGCGAAGAGGCTGATTATGAGTGGGACGATGGAGCCGTAAATGATTGTTACAAAGGTGAAATGCCCAAATGGCTGTCTGATGAAGATCAGCAACGATGCTATGTGGTAACACTCTTCTGTCTAGTAgcaaaatcatataattataaTGCACAAAATCATTCATGTTTCcattgtttgtttttcattGGGTGTGTGGATCCATATATAGGTTAAACAATCAGAGCTTCATGACCAGAAAAACGGTTGGCTGACTCTCTTAACCGAGTTTGCCTTCTTCACGAAATGGAATGGACCTCTCAGTCCGGGAGAGATTGAGGATTGCCGACCTTTGATTACTCAAGAAGTGGTTGTGGAAACTCTTGATGAAGAAGCTGAGAAAGAGCAGTCGAGTGATAAAGTGATCAATGCGGCCAATGCAATCTTCTACATATCTTTTGAGTGCGTGGAGGATCCAACGAAAGGTCGTTACAGGGCGGTTGTACGGAAGACGATGGATGGGAAACCTGGGCACATGCGCCTCGAGGTTACGTGTTCGAAAGTCTGAGATCAAAATTTCACTATCTTGTCGGAATATTCTCGACAATATTAATTAGCTAAGCATGCTTCTTTATATGTTGTCTCCATGAAATGTTGTAACAACTCTTTTTAGGATGTTTAATCTATAAATTAGCCGATAAAGAACAAACAATTatccagaagaaaaaaaaattggtttattaAACCGATTCGCCAACAATGTTG contains these protein-coding regions:
- the BNAC01G08520D gene encoding UPF0725 protein At4g29550 isoform X3, which produces MGDSSPEYDPEYARIAAEVRAELKELGEDEQNSFSDDDDPADRGWSTYVTDAKAFFAGRRIKPKAWRFYYDRGLCARLALYCYNLQKGTVYDFWFISQLHEQTHRSFTKSFITFEAVNPAHHSSPITFETCVKHIDDQVTHVPNLWWETHICRVEGSEEADYEWDDGAVNDCYKGEMPKWLSDEDQQRCYVVKQSELHDQKNGWLTLLTEFAFFTKWNGPLSPGEIEDCRPLITQEVVVETLDEEAEKEQSSDKVINAANAIFYISFECVEDPTKGRYRAVVRKTMDGKPGHMRLEVTCSKV